The following are from one region of the Odontesthes bonariensis isolate fOdoBon6 chromosome 16, fOdoBon6.hap1, whole genome shotgun sequence genome:
- the LOC142401622 gene encoding heart- and neural crest derivatives-expressed protein 1-like, protein MNLIGGYQHHHHLMHEPFPFVQRCHQDAPYFQSWVVNHGEVPPDFQIQSPYPAAELGAPGGTHDARLEGLQAGMGKRRASGPKKERRRTESINTAFAELRECIPNVPADTKLSKIKTLRLATSYIAYLMDVLAKDSGETEGFKAEIKKFENRDLKRKRELSDGLQESLGAEKKVKGRTGWPQQVWALELNQ, encoded by the exons ATGAACCTCATCGGGGGCTACCAGCATCACCACCACCTGATGCACGAGCCTTTCCCGTTCGTGCAGCGGTGTCACCAGGACGCGCCCTACTTCCAGAGCTGGGTCGTGAACCACGGCGAGGTGCCCCCGGATTTCCAGATCCAGTCGCCCTACCCGGCCGCGGAGCTGGGGGCCCCCGGAGGGACGCACGACGCTCGGCTGGAGGGGCTCCAGGCGGGGATGGGGAAAAGGAGAGCGTCGGGGCCGAAAAAGGAGCGCCGGAGGACGGAGAGCATCAACACGGCTTTCGCGGAGCTCAGGGAGTGCATCCCCAACGTGCCGGCCGACACCAAACTGTCCAAAATCAAGACTTTGCGCCTGGCCACCAGTTACATCGCATATCTGATGGACGTGCTGGCCAAAGACTCCGGGGAAACGGAGGGCTTTAAGGCCGAAATTAAGAAATTTGAAAACCGGGATTTGAAAAGGAAACGGGAGCTG AGCGACGGCCTGCAGGAGTCCTTAGGAGCGGAGAAAAAGGTGAAGGGTCGGACCGGGTGGCCGCAGCAGGTCTGGGCTCTGGAGCTCAACCAGTGA